The Caldisericum exile AZM16c01 region GTTATCACTTATTGCAGGAATTTCCGCAGGTGTTCTTATAGCCTTGATACTTGGTTACTTCAGCCTGAAATTAAAGGCAGATATTATCCTTGCAGCAATTGCCTTGAATTTGTTTGCATCAGGTATAACAGTATTCCTACTTTACATATTTGCGCATGATAAAGGGGTTTCAAGCTCGCTCAAAAGTCTTGTATTTCCAATAATAAAATTAGATTTTCTCTCTGAAATTCCAATTTTAGGCGGAATCTTAAATAATCAAAATATTCTTGTTTATATTGCGTTTCTGTCGGTTGCAATCTACTATGTAATTGTTTTTCACACACCATTAGGGCTTAAAATAAGGGCCGTAGGGCAAAATCCAGATGCAGCAAGTTCAGTGGGTATAAATGTTGTAAGAATAAAACTATATGCGCTTATAATTTCAGGAGTTTTCGGTGCGTTAGGTGGTCTTTATCTTTCAATGGGGTATGTCTCATGGTTTGGACGTGATATGACAGCAGGGCGTGGTTTCATTGCAATAGCGGCATCCTCAATCGGTGGAAATATGCCCTTAGGAACACTTTTAGGGTCGCTTCTTTTTGGTATTGTTTACGCACTTGCAAACTTCCTTGCGCCTATCAATATCCCATCAGAGATAATTCAGGTTATCCCATATATTGTGACAGTTTTGGTATTAACAATTTATTCTGCAAGAACTGCAAAAGAAAAAGAGGTAGGTGAAGAATGAAAAAAATCATACTTGATTGTGATCCAGGACATGATGATATGCTTGCAATAATTCTTGCACTTTCAAGCAAGGAACTTGAAGTTTTAGGAATTACAACTGTTGCAGGCAATCAAACAGGTGAGAAGACCTATATAAACGCTTTAAGAGTATTGAATCTCATTGGAAGAACTGATGTCAAAGTTTCAAGGGGATTTGATAAACCAATTCTAAGAGATCTTGTTACAGCACCTCAAATACATGGAGTTTCAGGACTTGATGGCGCAAATCTTCCTGAACCAAAAGGAAATGCGACTAACAAACACGCAGTTGACTTTATTATTGAAACAGTAATGAATTCAGATGAGAAAATTCATCTTGTACCAACAGGACCTTTGACAAACATTGCGGTTTCACTCCTAAAAGAGCCAAAAATTAAAGACAAAATTGAGAAAATCGTTCTCATGGGGGGTGCCTTCCATGATTCAAACTTTACGCCGGGTGCTGAATTCAATATTTATGTTGATCCAGAGGCTGCAAAGATTGTCTTTGAAAGCGGAATTCCTATAGTGATGGTTGGGCTTGATGTCACAAACAGAGCACTTTTAACTTTTGAAGATATCGATTATATTGAAAGTCTTAACGGTCATGTGTCACGTGTAATTGCACCACTTTTAAGATTTTTCGGAAAGGCAAATAACGAATTTTTCGGTTTTGATGGAGCACCAATCCACGATGCACTCGCCGTATCATATCTTATTGACCCAACGATTCTTACACTTAAACACCTACACGTAGATATTGAGACAAAGGGTGAATTCACAAGGGGGCAAACAGTCGTTGATTTCTATAACGTCTTAAAAAAGGAGCCCAACGCCTATGTTGCACTTGATCTTAATCTTCCTAAATTCAAAACGCTCATGATTGAAGCAATAAAGTATTTTGATGAGAAATGGACATAAATTGATACAAAACTTAATATTATTTTCTACAAATCATGCCCCGCCTATGGCGGGGTGTATTATTTTTTAAATAGAAGAGCCCATAGTCCATATTACCTTCATTAATAAAAAATTTTAAACTGTTGTTAGAGTTGTTGAGAGCAAAGTCTGAGGTAAGAAGATAAAGCAAAGAACCTCCTATTTTTAATGTAGGGGATAAACTTCACTCCCCTATGACCCCCCCTGAAAGGCGGAGATTTCTCACTGCGTTCGAAATGACACATACATAGTCATTCCGAAGCCGAAGGCGAGGAATCTCCTCTTTTAGTTAGAGGGGGATTACCAATTCTCCCCCTCTAACTCCCCCTAAATGTCGAAGACTCCTCGTCATTTCATTCCTCGGAGTGCCAATTAAAAGTCATTCCGAAGGCTTTAGCCTGAGGAATCTCCTCCTTTAATTTGACTTAGGAGCATCCTTAAATCTCTCTTAAAGGTGTGGACACCTTGCAAAATCTACTTTGATAGACTAACAACAGAAGAAGGTGAATCCCCATTCTAATTACCTTTAAAAAGTAAAAATAATTCCTTATGTTTTCTGGGTAGGTGTATGATAAGGAATAGACCTCACTCCTTCATTAGTAAATTTGTTGTATAATCTACTGTGGAAAAGTTTGATGTGATAGTTATTGGCGGTGGGCCAATTGGATGCAATGTTGCAAATAATCTTGCAAAGGAAGGAATCTCGGTTGCAGTATTAGAGGCAAAAACGAAAATTGGATTCCCAAACCACTGCTCAGGGCTTGTCCCAATGGAATTTATCGAACTTACAAACTTAGACAATTCTCTCATTTTGAATTATATAAAAGGTGCGGAAGTTTTCTCCTATAAAGAAAGCAATTTTCAATTTAAAAGAGACACTCCCTATGCTGCAGTTATTGACAGAAGCAACTTCGACATCCTTATGGAAAGAAGGGCAAAGGAAAGCGGAGCAAAATTCTTTTATAATGCTCACATTGAAAGTATCGAAATAAAAAATGGGGAATCCAACATTACCCTTACAAATGGAAAAATTTTCAGTACAAAAGTCATTGTAGTTGCAACAGGCTCAACATCTGCAATTCAAAAGATGTTAAATATTGAAATTAATGGAAGCACAATCTACACAGTGCAAATTGATGTAGAAATTCCATTAAAAGACACTGAAATCGCTTTCATATATATGAATAACCAAGTTGCGCACAATTGGTTTGCATGGGCTATACCAACAAACCAAAACAATGCTCGTGTTGGATTTGGTGAAGACATTGGAAGAAATCTTCTCGATAAATTAGACTTTCTTTTTAAAACATGGGGAGTGCTTTCAAGTGCAAAAATTACAGGGAAACCAGTTGTATGGAGCATCCCAATCGGCATACCAAAGAAAACCGCTTTTAAAAATATTCTTTTTGTAGGCGATGCTGCAAGACAAGTTAAGCCATTCTCGGGTGGTGGACTTCTGACAGGCTTTATAGCAGGAAATATTCTTAGTGAAACAGTAATCGCAGCATTTAAAGATAGCGCAAATTTTTATAAGATTCTTGAAACTTATGATAACCGATGGAAAAAAGTATTATCAAACGAATTCAAAAAAGAAATTTTTTTAAGAGACGTATATACCTCCTTAACCGATAGTGATAAAGATGAAATAATCAAAAATCTAAACAGAAAAAAAATTTCTGAAATTTTGCTACAATACGGATTTATGGACAATCCTGCCATAACTGGCTTAAAATTGCTACTACATACCCCAAAGATACCATTAATTTATATTAGAAGAAAATTGTTAGGATAAAAATTTTTCTTTTTTGGTTAAAGTTGGCGAACCAACAAGTATTACTTTACTTCTTGCCCTTGTTATAGCATAGGCAAGATTAAATTTGTCTTCAAAAATCTTTGGAAGAGTTTCTAAATCAACAAAATTTATTATCACAATTGGAGATTGAATTGCTTCATCTACAAGAGAGACTTTTACACCTTCAATTTGATTATTTTTCAATTGCTCTATAATATAGGCCTTTTGTCTTTCGTATGGAACGATTACCTCAATTGATGAGCGCTCTACACCGCCTTTTAGGAATTGCTTTATAAGAGTTATGGTAAAATTCGCTTCATTTCTATTGAGTTTGTTTTTTTCAAATTCAACGCTGCCCTTAACACCCACAAACTGCACAACTTTTTCTGGATTAACAAGAGGAATAAATTCACTTTCGATATTTTCTTTGTTAAGAATTTTAAATTCTGAAATATCTAAAGTGGCCTCTGAACGCAAGGGATAAAATTTTGAAACAAATCTATGAATACACTTATCAAAGCCAACTGCTTTTGCGAGTGTAAAGATTCTCTGGTCGTCTAAAAGATTTTCGAATGGAACCGCGCTATCATAGGTAAATACAATGATATTATTTGTAAATGGTGCAAAATTTAATATAGTTATTTTATCGATATTTCTATCAAAGTAGAAAATGTAATCGTATGTTCCTTCAAGGTTTTCTACTCGTTTTTCTACAAAATTTCCAAAAATTTCTCTGAGTGGCTTGTAAAAACTTTTAGAGAATATGAGACTTCTTGTTTCTGGGTGCTTTCGCAAGAATTCTCCGATAATAAATTTTTTGCCTGTTCCAAAATCACCTTTGATAATCGCAAATGTTGGAGCACTTTCAATTAACTCAACGGCATTTCCGAAAAGTTTATCCACGTGGGGTAAAAATCTTCCGTTTATAAGAAAATCCCTCAAAGTGTCTGATGCTCTTTTTATGTTAACAATTCCTTTAACTTCTTTTCTAATTGTTTTAAGGGGTGCAATAAATTCAGGCGACACGGTTTTGTAATCAACTGCACCTGAAATTGAATTAAAGTCAACTGACTTAACTATGCCAAAAATTCTCATATTAAGAGGTGGCCTTTCAAAAAGCATACAAGGAGTACCCCTATCAAGGTTTAATTCGTTATCCTTGATGAGAGCCTTAAATGTAAAATCATCGCCTTCGGCATTGTAAAGTCTCGTTGTCTTAATGTTTTCAAGCGTCCCTTCAAGAAGTTTTTTAATGTGTTTGCGTGCATCTCTAAATTCTTTAAGAAAATCATTGATTGGTTCTTCAAATATCTCTTTATGGTCGAGGATATATGCATAATCAACCATATTGGGATTGTTTTTGTTAACATTGCTTTCAAGCACCTTAAAGAATGAATAAACAAGGTTTGCAAAGTTGTTTCTCTTTGATATCACCTGTTTCTTATCGATAAGAGAAATTTTTCTCTCTTCAAAGGTAGCGACACTGCTCATAACTAAATACTCTTCAAATTTTGAGGAAAGCGCTTGAACTACACCTTTAGTAAGATTCCCTTCAAATACAACGGGAAACCTTCCAAAGAAAAGTGCATCCTTAATAAAAAACCCAAAGGTCGTATCAAAAATATAAGGATAAAAACTGAACTTTGCCTTGATGTCTTTTGGAAATCTTTCAATTAAGGATTTAAAACGCTCGCTTTCCTTTATGCCTCTAACTGCATAAAAGATTTCGCTTTCGAAAGATTCCTTAAGGGGAGCGCCACTAAAAATCTTAAAGAGTGTTGAGAAACTGTCTTCCTCAATTTCTTCTGGCTGGACAAGAAAGCCTGGGTAAAATGACACAAAAGAGTCATCTCTAAACAAAAATGTTCTGTGAAAGCCTCCACCTACTTCTTTAAGGTTTACAAGACTCAATTTTTTAACATTTGATAACTCAACAGGTTTTTCAAAAACAATATTGAATACACCGTCATCAGTTGAAAGTGTAATACCTTTTTTCCCAGAGCTTTCAAACTCCTTTATTACAACCCCTTTTAAATTTGTCATCTTACAAAATTATACAATTTCTGTCAATAAATCAAAAACAATTTTCAAAAATTAATAGAGTTTTTGAAGATTAGAAGTCCAAGAAGTGAAATTAACGTCAAGAACAAATACTACTTTTATGATACAGGGATAAGAAACGGTATAATAAACAATTTCAACAAGTTAGATTCAAGAGATGATGTTGGTGCTCTTTTCGAAAATTTTGTAATAGCCGAGAGATTAAAAAAACATAAATACTTGAGGACTTTTACAAATTTGTACTTTTGGAGAACGTATAGCAATGGTGAGATAGACCTAATAGAAGAATCTCAAGGAGAAATACTCTCTTTTGAAATAAAGTGGAATAAAATCGTTAAACCGCCCAAGTTATTCTTCGAGACTTATAAAAACTCGACTTTCGAAGTGATTACAAAAGAGAACTACCTTGATTTTGTAATATAAAATTCACCAATTACCAAAATCTCTAAATAATTATTACCGCAACTTGCAAAAAATGGATTTAAAATTTATAATATGTTGTAAGGAGGCTTGATAAGATGAATACAGTAAAGCATGTAAAAATTGTAGCAAAAAAGCCATTCTGGAATATCGATAAGGCACATGACTGCAGGGCATGTCAAACGCCTTGTAAGTCCGCATGCAAGACAAGTGTAACTGTTGGAAACCAAGTTTGTGAAATAAAGAAACCTGTTAAAAGGTGGATCTGGTAGTCTGAATGTTTGACGAATCTTTGGTGCATCTCTTCCCCTTTAACGGGGAATTTTTTGCTGTTGACGTAAATTCGGGAAGCCTCTTAAACTTGGATGAGATAACGTATTTTTATTTGAAAAGCCTTCAAGAAACAGATTCAAAAGAAAAAGCCTTTAACATAACAAAGGAAAAGTTTGGGGAGGTTGCATTCGAAATACAAGAAGAAGTCGATGAACTCATTAGAGATGGCATTCTTTTTTCAAAACCTCCAAAATATTTTGAGTCCAA contains the following coding sequences:
- a CDS encoding ABC transporter permease, giving the protein MNPLLKSILSTTFLFSVLRVATPIIFPALGVAISSLSGSTNIALEGIMLVSAFAGVVVSAFTQNLWLSLIAGISAGVLIALILGYFSLKLKADIILAAIALNLFASGITVFLLYIFAHDKGVSSSLKSLVFPIIKLDFLSEIPILGGILNNQNILVYIAFLSVAIYYVIVFHTPLGLKIRAVGQNPDAASSVGINVVRIKLYALIISGVFGALGGLYLSMGYVSWFGRDMTAGRGFIAIAASSIGGNMPLGTLLGSLLFGIVYALANFLAPINIPSEIIQVIPYIVTVLVLTIYSARTAKEKEVGEE
- a CDS encoding nucleoside hydrolase, whose amino-acid sequence is MKKIILDCDPGHDDMLAIILALSSKELEVLGITTVAGNQTGEKTYINALRVLNLIGRTDVKVSRGFDKPILRDLVTAPQIHGVSGLDGANLPEPKGNATNKHAVDFIIETVMNSDEKIHLVPTGPLTNIAVSLLKEPKIKDKIEKIVLMGGAFHDSNFTPGAEFNIYVDPEAAKIVFESGIPIVMVGLDVTNRALLTFEDIDYIESLNGHVSRVIAPLLRFFGKANNEFFGFDGAPIHDALAVSYLIDPTILTLKHLHVDIETKGEFTRGQTVVDFYNVLKKEPNAYVALDLNLPKFKTLMIEAIKYFDEKWT
- a CDS encoding geranylgeranyl reductase family protein, with the protein product MEKFDVIVIGGGPIGCNVANNLAKEGISVAVLEAKTKIGFPNHCSGLVPMEFIELTNLDNSLILNYIKGAEVFSYKESNFQFKRDTPYAAVIDRSNFDILMERRAKESGAKFFYNAHIESIEIKNGESNITLTNGKIFSTKVIVVATGSTSAIQKMLNIEINGSTIYTVQIDVEIPLKDTEIAFIYMNNQVAHNWFAWAIPTNQNNARVGFGEDIGRNLLDKLDFLFKTWGVLSSAKITGKPVVWSIPIGIPKKTAFKNILFVGDAARQVKPFSGGGLLTGFIAGNILSETVIAAFKDSANFYKILETYDNRWKKVLSNEFKKEIFLRDVYTSLTDSDKDEIIKNLNRKKISEILLQYGFMDNPAITGLKLLLHTPKIPLIYIRRKLLG
- a CDS encoding AAA domain-containing protein: MTNLKGVVIKEFESSGKKGITLSTDDGVFNIVFEKPVELSNVKKLSLVNLKEVGGGFHRTFLFRDDSFVSFYPGFLVQPEEIEEDSFSTLFKIFSGAPLKESFESEIFYAVRGIKESERFKSLIERFPKDIKAKFSFYPYIFDTTFGFFIKDALFFGRFPVVFEGNLTKGVVQALSSKFEEYLVMSSVATFEERKISLIDKKQVISKRNNFANLVYSFFKVLESNVNKNNPNMVDYAYILDHKEIFEEPINDFLKEFRDARKHIKKLLEGTLENIKTTRLYNAEGDDFTFKALIKDNELNLDRGTPCMLFERPPLNMRIFGIVKSVDFNSISGAVDYKTVSPEFIAPLKTIRKEVKGIVNIKRASDTLRDFLINGRFLPHVDKLFGNAVELIESAPTFAIIKGDFGTGKKFIIGEFLRKHPETRSLIFSKSFYKPLREIFGNFVEKRVENLEGTYDYIFYFDRNIDKITILNFAPFTNNIIVFTYDSAVPFENLLDDQRIFTLAKAVGFDKCIHRFVSKFYPLRSEATLDISEFKILNKENIESEFIPLVNPEKVVQFVGVKGSVEFEKNKLNRNEANFTITLIKQFLKGGVERSSIEVIVPYERQKAYIIEQLKNNQIEGVKVSLVDEAIQSPIVIINFVDLETLPKIFEDKFNLAYAITRARSKVILVGSPTLTKKEKFLS
- a CDS encoding DUF4143 domain-containing protein, with the translated sequence MKIRSPRSEINVKNKYYFYDTGIRNGIINNFNKLDSRDDVGALFENFVIAERLKKHKYLRTFTNLYFWRTYSNGEIDLIEESQGEILSFEIKWNKIVKPPKLFFETYKNSTFEVITKENYLDFVI
- the scfA gene encoding six-cysteine ranthipeptide SCIFF, coding for MNTVKHVKIVAKKPFWNIDKAHDCRACQTPCKSACKTSVTVGNQVCEIKKPVKRWIW